A stretch of DNA from Natrinema halophilum:
GTTCGGGACACCGCACTCGAGGCCGAACGGCTGGGCTACGACGCGGTCTGGCTCGAGGATCACTTCCAGTCGTGGATCGGCGAGCCGCGGCGGACGACACAGGAGTGCTGGACGACGTTGAGTGCCGTCGCAGAGGCGACCGACCGGGTGCGTCTCGGGACGCTCGTAACCAGCCAGTCGTACCGGCATCCGGCCCTGCTCGCGAAGATGGCCGCGACGGTCGATCACGTAAGCGACGGCCGGCTCGAACTGGGGCTGGGCGCGGGCTGGTATGCAGACGAGTACGATCGGTTCGGCTACGAGTTTCGGGAACCGCCGGCGGAACGGCTCCGCCGGCTCGCCGAGACCGTCGAGATCCTGCAGGGGCTGTGGACGTCCGAGACGTACAGCCACGAAGGCGAACACCTCGAGATCGATCTCGCGGGCGCCTTCTGCGAGCCGAAACCTGTACAGGACCCGCACCCGCCGATCTGGATCGGTGGCGGCGGCGAAGACTTCACGCTTCGATACACCGCCGAGCTGGCGGACGGCTGGAACTACGGGACCCTCGAACCCGAGGGCTTCGCAGAGAAACTCGACGTCCTCCGAGCGCACTGTGGTGACGAAGACCGGTACGACGAAATCCGGAAGTCTGCCGAGCTGTTCGTCTTCGTCGGCGAGACGAGCGAGGCGGCCGAAACGAAGCGCGAGGCGTTCCGGGACGCGTTCCTGCCGGACGAGCCGAGCGAACCGCGCGAGTTCTTCCTCGCGGGCTACGTGGAGACGGCCCCGACCGGGACGCCCGCCGCGGTTCGCGAGCGGCTCTCGGAGTACGCGGCCGTCGGCATCGAGGAGGTCATGCTCGCGATTCCGGACGCTGCCGACGGCGAAGACGACAGCTTGGCGCTGCTGGCAGACGAACTCGCCGGCTAACACGCTGGACACGAACGCTCCCGAGGTCCGATCGCACGGTGTCGGCGGCGGTCCCATGTACCCCAGTCAGCAGCAGAGATATACGGAAGGCGTGAATCACTATCACCATCGCTATGGGAGATACGTCGCCGGCCGGCGGAACCAACATCGAGGGAGAGTCACCGCAGGGCGAGCCGACGGTCGACACCGACGAGGCGACGATCACAGACGACGCCGAACTCGAGCGAACGCTCGGCCTCTCCGGCGGACTCGCGATCGGGATCGGGACGATGATCGGCGCCGGAATCTTCGTTTTTCCGGGGCTCGCGGCCGGACGGGCCGGTCCCGCTGCAGCCGCGTCGTTCTTGATCGGCGCGATCGTCGCCTTGCTGGTCGCGCTGCCGGCATCCGAACTCGCGACAGCGATGCCAAAAAGCGGCGGCGGCTACTACTACATTTCGCGTGGATTGGGGACGCTTCCCGGTGCAGTCGTCGGGCTGTCGCTGTGGTTCGGACTGGTGTTCGCGTCGGCGTTTTACCTCGTCGGCTTCGGCTACTACGCCGTCGACACGCTCGCCGAACTCGGCGTCGCGGTCGGCGACGGGCTCGTCATCCCGCTGGCGCTGCTGTTCGGTGCGGCCTTTACCGTATTGAACGTGACGGGGACGGAAAACGCGGCGAAACTGCAAAACGGTATCGTCGCCCTGTTGCTGTCGATTCTGGCGGCGTTTCTCGGGTACGGCGGGCTCGATGCGATCGGACTCGTCGGCGATCCGTCCACCCCCGAACAGTTCGCGCCGTTCGGGCCGCTTCCCGTGCTGTCGACCGCGGCGCTCGTGTTCACCTCGTATCTCGGCTTCGCACAGGTGGCGACCGTCGCCGGTGAGATGAAAGATCCCGGTCGGAACCTGCCGCTTTCGATGGTCGGCTCCGTCCTCGTCGTCGGCGTTCTCTACGTGGTGACGATCCTGGTCGCAACCAGCGCGTTCAGCAGCGAGGACCTCTCGACATTCGGGGAGACGGCGATGGTCGAGGTCGGTCGCCACTACCTCGGCTCGATCGGCGCGTTCGCGATCGTTTTCGGTGGGCTGCTCGCGACGGTATCCAGCGCCAACGCATCGGTGCTCAGCACGTCTCGAGCCATCTACGCCGTCTCGAAGGATGCCCTGTTACCGCGTCGAGCGAGCCGCATCAACCTCCGGTACGGAACGCCACACGTCGCCCTTGGGATGGCCGGCGGGCCGATCCTCGTGCTGGTCGCGACCGGTCGCGTGGAGCTGCTCGCGGAGGTCGCTTCGTTCCTCCATCTCATCATGTACGGGCTGATCTGCGTGGCGCTGCTCGCACTACGCCGAAACGAGCCAGCGTGGTACGATCCCGACTTCCGTGTCCCCGGCTACCCCGTCGTCCCCGTTCTCGGGACGGTCGCCAGTTTCGCTCTGATCGGGTTCATGCAACCCGTCTCACAACTCACTGGCATCGCGATCATGATCGCGACCGCCGGATGGTACGCCTACTACGCTCGAGACGTGAACCTGAAGGGGGCGTTCCAATGACGCGCGTCCTCGTACCGGTGGCGATACTCGAGGGTGAATCGGTCTCGACCGGGCTCCCGACGCTGCTCGAGCCGGTGGACGTGACCGTCCTCGGCTATCACGTCCTGCCCGAGCAGACGCCGCCCGACCAGGCGCGCCTCCAGTACGAGGACCGAGCGATCGCCGCGCTCGACGACCTCGTCGCACAGTTCGAGGCTGCCGGCGGGACCGCCGATCACCGTCTCGTGTTCACCCACGACCGAGAGCAAACGATCGATCGCATCGCCGAGGAGACGGCGGCGGACGCCTCCGCGATCACGGGGGTGACCGGGGCCGTCGATCGCCTTCTCGTGTCGCTGACGGGCGACGTCGCCATCGACCGGATCACCTCGTTCGTCGCCGAACTGGTCGGCGACCGCGAAATCGACGTCACGCTCTTTCTCGCGACTGACGACGAACCCGGCGGCCAGGAATCGCTCGAGGCGGCTGCCGCGGCCCTCTCCGAGCACGATATTGACGCGGGGACCGAACTCGTGGCCGACGAGTCCCCGTTCGAGGCGCTCGTCGACGCCGCGGCCGACCACGATGCCATCGTCGTCGGCGAGCGGGCCCCATCGCTGCAATCGTTTCTCTTCGGCGATGCGGCCGAACGCGTCGCTGCCGAGTCGGTCGGCCCGGTGCTCGTCGTCCGGAGTCTGGACGAGCGTGACGGTGGGGCCGCGCTGTGACCGAGGCGTCAGATAACGCTGGTCGGACGCTCGAGACGCGATCTCCCGTCGGCTACGGACGAGCAACCACGTTCGGCTCCCCCGTGGCAGTGTCCTCGCGTTTTTGTAGCTCGATCACTTAAAACAGGACTGTGACCGCTCGAGAAAACGGTCGGACCATGAGCAGTGAGATGGCTTCGACGCCGGTCGGTGAAGAGACGGTTGTAGACCCCGCCGATAGCGTAGCGGTCTCGGATATCGACAGCGACGAGCGGGCTGCAGCCGCTGATACTCGTACTCGCCCGGACAGCGCCGAGTCGTCGGCGGCGACCAACCGTGATATCGCCGTTTCGGTGACCGGTCTGTCCAAGCGGTTCGGTGAGGGAAACGCGACGGTTACTGCCGTGGACGACGTCAGCTTCGACGTCGAGACCGGATCGATCGTGGGACTACTGGGGCCCAACGGAGCCGGGAAGACGACGCTCATCAAGTCGATTCTGGGCATGGTGGTCCCGGATGCGGGAACCGTCCGGATCCAGGGCGTCGACCTCTACGAGCGGCCGCGGGAGGCGTACGCCTCCGTCGACGCGATGTTAGAAGGTGCGCGCAACGATTACTGGCGGCTGACCGTCCGAGAGAACCTCCGGTATTTCGCCACGATCGGCGGGATCGATCCGGAGTCAGTCCGCGACCGCCACGAACGGCTGCTGGCGCAGTTGGATCTCGCGGAAAAAGCGGACGTTCCCGTCCGAGAACTCTCCCGCGGGATGAAACAGAAAGTATCGCTGGCGAGCGTCCTCGCCGGAGGCGCATCGGTCGTCTTTCTCGACGAGCCCACACTTGGGTTGGACATCGAGAGTTCGCGAGCGCTCCAACGGGAACTGCGGCGTCTCGCCGAGGAGGAAGACCTCACCGTCGTCCTCAGCAGTCACGACTATGGACGTCGTCGAGGCGGTCTGCGACCGCGTCCTCATCATGTCCGACGGAGAGATCATCGCGGACGACACCGTCGAGGCGCTCCTCTCCGGTACGGACCGACACTGCGTTCGGATCACGAGCGGCGATCTCGATACCCCAGTCGTGTCGGCCCTGCGACGACGATTCGACGCGATAGACGTCGAACCACTCGACTCCGGCCGCCGAATCGAGGTCGTGACCGACAGTGACGGGCTGTACGAGCTGATGGATCTCCTCCGGCGAAACGACGTGGCGCTCGAGCGCGTCCGGACGGTCGATCCGGACCTCGAGGACGTCTTCGTCGACCTGACGACGACCGAACGGGGGTACCGATGACCGCGGGCCAGCCCGACGCGGGAGAGACGCCGCGGACGGCCGGGTATCGACACCTCGCGCGGGCCGTTCTTTACCGCGAGTACCTGATCTTCGTCCGCTATCCCGCAAACGCCGTCGGTGGGCTCGTCATCTCGGTGTTCTTTTTCGGGCTCCTCTTCTACGGCGGGCGAATGGTCGCGGGGCGGGCACTCACCGACTCGATCGAGGGAATCATCGTCGGCTACTTCCTGTGGTCGCTGTCCGTGGGCGCGTACTCCTCGATATCGAACGACATCGGGAGCGAAGTGCAGTGGGGGACCCTCGAGCGACACGTGATGTCGCCGTTCGGGTTCGCCCCCGTCGCGCTGTTGAAAGGCGTCGCGAAGATCGTCCGATCGTTCGTCACCTCGACGATACTGCTTTCGGTGATGATCGTCATCACCGGCACGACCCT
This window harbors:
- a CDS encoding TIGR03560 family F420-dependent LLM class oxidoreductase, whose amino-acid sequence is MTESDLDVGIILPQYGTDVGTVRDTALEAERLGYDAVWLEDHFQSWIGEPRRTTQECWTTLSAVAEATDRVRLGTLVTSQSYRHPALLAKMAATVDHVSDGRLELGLGAGWYADEYDRFGYEFREPPAERLRRLAETVEILQGLWTSETYSHEGEHLEIDLAGAFCEPKPVQDPHPPIWIGGGGEDFTLRYTAELADGWNYGTLEPEGFAEKLDVLRAHCGDEDRYDEIRKSAELFVFVGETSEAAETKREAFRDAFLPDEPSEPREFFLAGYVETAPTGTPAAVRERLSEYAAVGIEEVMLAIPDAADGEDDSLALLADELAG
- a CDS encoding APC family permease, giving the protein MGDTSPAGGTNIEGESPQGEPTVDTDEATITDDAELERTLGLSGGLAIGIGTMIGAGIFVFPGLAAGRAGPAAAASFLIGAIVALLVALPASELATAMPKSGGGYYYISRGLGTLPGAVVGLSLWFGLVFASAFYLVGFGYYAVDTLAELGVAVGDGLVIPLALLFGAAFTVLNVTGTENAAKLQNGIVALLLSILAAFLGYGGLDAIGLVGDPSTPEQFAPFGPLPVLSTAALVFTSYLGFAQVATVAGEMKDPGRNLPLSMVGSVLVVGVLYVVTILVATSAFSSEDLSTFGETAMVEVGRHYLGSIGAFAIVFGGLLATVSSANASVLSTSRAIYAVSKDALLPRRASRINLRYGTPHVALGMAGGPILVLVATGRVELLAEVASFLHLIMYGLICVALLALRRNEPAWYDPDFRVPGYPVVPVLGTVASFALIGFMQPVSQLTGIAIMIATAGWYAYYARDVNLKGAFQ
- a CDS encoding universal stress protein, with the protein product MTRVLVPVAILEGESVSTGLPTLLEPVDVTVLGYHVLPEQTPPDQARLQYEDRAIAALDDLVAQFEAAGGTADHRLVFTHDREQTIDRIAEETAADASAITGVTGAVDRLLVSLTGDVAIDRITSFVAELVGDREIDVTLFLATDDEPGGQESLEAAAAALSEHDIDAGTELVADESPFEALVDAAADHDAIVVGERAPSLQSFLFGDAAERVAAESVGPVLVVRSLDERDGGAAL
- a CDS encoding ABC transporter permease, producing MTAGQPDAGETPRTAGYRHLARAVLYREYLIFVRYPANAVGGLVISVFFFGLLFYGGRMVAGRALTDSIEGIIVGYFLWSLSVGAYSSISNDIGSEVQWGTLERHVMSPFGFAPVALLKGVAKIVRSFVTSTILLSVMIVITGTTLELNLLTIVVVATLSIVSVLGLGLAAGGVTVLYKQIGNWLNLLQFGFIVLVSAPAFDLGWLRYLPLAQGSALLQRTMIDDVRLWEFPPADLGILLGVAVGYFVLGYAVFQYATRRARRLGVLGDY